From the genome of Uranotaenia lowii strain MFRU-FL chromosome 1, ASM2978415v1, whole genome shotgun sequence, one region includes:
- the LOC129740347 gene encoding coiled-coil domain-containing protein 124 yields MPKKMGINSKAVEARERKAEAKKVASDKAAKAAEDALWADDDKQLAKKKKQKEDEERKKAELAKKKAETKALLEQEMSSIKVTPKVSVQKVTRSQIEAEVEKRNKAVERLNAPPKAAPAVTKSVPIEENLNRVMADTEIAQTIDQAISILSVKDTTDDRHPEKRMKAAYKAYEEEHLVRLKQECPSLKLSQLKQMIFKDWQKAPENPMNQ; encoded by the exons ATGCCGAAAAAGATGGGCATAAACTCGAAGGCCGTCGAGGCACGGGAAAGAAAGGCAGAAGCGAAAAAAGTGGCTTCAGATAAAGCGGCCAAGGCAGCCGAAGATGCTCTCTGGGCCGACGACGACAAACAGCTagcaaagaagaaaaaacaaaag GAAGATGAGGAACGCAAGAAAGCCGAACTAGCCAAGAAAAAAGCGGAAACTAAAGCACTGTTGGAGCAGGAAATGAGCTCGATAAAGGTTACCCCCAAGGTTTCGGTTCAGAAGGTAACCCGTTCTCAGATCGAGGCAGAGGTGGAAAAACGGAACAAAGCCGTCGAGCGCTTAAATGCCCCACCAAAGGCGGCACCTGCGGTCACAAAGTCGGTTCCAATAGAGGAAAATCTCAACCGTGTGATGGCCGATACGGAAATAGCACAAACCATCGACCAAGCGATCTCTATTCTGAGCGTCAAAGATACCACTGACGATCGACACCCGGAGAAACGAATGAAGGCAGCCTACAAAGCGTACGAGGAAGAACACCTAGTCCGACTGAAACAGGAGTGTCCCTCGTTAAAGCTTTCCCAACTtaagcaaatgattttcaaagacTGGCAAAAAGCCCCGGAAAACCCGATGAACCAGTAA